Proteins from one Mercurialis annua linkage group LG7, ddMerAnnu1.2, whole genome shotgun sequence genomic window:
- the LOC126655645 gene encoding peptidyl-prolyl cis-trans isomerase CYP65 — MGKKQHSKDRMYITKTEWATEWGGAKSKELLTPFKRLPFYCCALTFTPFEFPVCTADGSVFNIMYITPYIRKYGRHPVTGTPLKLDDLITLNFHKNSEGEYHCPVLNKVFTEFTHIVAVKTTGNVFCYEAIKELNIKTKNWKELLTDEPFSKEDLITIQNPNALDTRVTLDFDHVKKGLKLDDEELKKISSDPTCNMNVSGDIKQMLEELGTEKGKETALHGGGGGKAQKERAAALEAILAARSRIKEDSKSNSNGNSKPPQAYSIVDAASAAVHGRSAAAAKAASGDKTAARIAMHMAGERAPVNAKLVKSRYTTGAASRSFTSTSFDPVTKNDFEYIKVEKNPKKKGYVKLHTTHGDLNIELHCDMTPRTCENFITLCEQGYYNGVAFHRNIRNFMIQGGDPTGTGKGGESIWGKPFKDELNSKLLHSGRGVVSMANSGPHTNGSQFFILYKSANHLNFKHTVFGGVVGGLTTLAAMDKVPVDDDDRPLEEIKIISVEIFVNPYTEPDEEEEKAKKEKDNVDEENDKVGSWYSNYPGTGASESGNVAGRGVGKYLKSRNSQPESAAIDTGLSTVTTTKKRKVGGSTVEFKNFSGW; from the exons ATGGGGAAAAAACAACACAGCAAAGACCGAATGTATATAACAAAAACCGAATGGGCCACCGAATGGGGCGGCGCTAAATCCAAAGAGCTCCTTACTCCGTTCAAGCGCCTCCCTTTCTATTGCTGCGC ACTTACATTCACTCCCTTTGAATTTCCAGTATGCACTGCAGATGGAAGTGTTTTCAATATAAT GTACATTACTCCATATATACGAAAGTACGGGAGGCATCCCGTTACAGGAACTCCGCTCAAGCTGGACGATCTTATTACACTCAATTTTCATAAGAATTCTGAAG GAGAGTACCATTGCCCTGTGCTAAACAAGGTCTTTACTGAATTCACCCATATTGTCGCTGTGAAAACTACAGGAAATGTGTTCTGTTATGAG GCAATTAAAGAGTTAAATATCAAGACCAAGAACTGGAAGGAGCTACTAACTGATGAGCCATTCAGTAAGGAAGACTTGATAACAATTCAG AATCCTAATGCACTTGACACTAGGGTAACTCTGGATTTCGACCATGTTAAGAAAGGGTTGAAATTGGATGATGAAG AGTTAAAGAAAATTAGTTCAGATCCAACATGTAATATGAATGTATCTGGAGATATCAAGCAAATGCTAGAGGAGCTTGGAACTGAAAAGGGAAAAGAAACTGCACTTCACGGTGGAGGTGGCGGTAAGGCACAAAAGGAAAGGGCTGCTGCCCTGGAGGCCATATTGGCTGCAAGGTCACGCATTAAGGAGGATTCCAAATCTAATTCAAATGGAAATTCTAAACCTCCACAAGCTTATAGTATTGTAGATGCTGCATCTGCTGCAGTGCACGGAAGAAGTGCTGCTGCAGCTAAAGCCGCGTCAGGTGATAAAACTGCTGCTCGCATAGCCATGCACATGGCTGGTGAAAGGGCACCAGTAAATGCCAAGCTG GTAAAGAGCCGTTATACCACCGGTGCTGCTTCACGATCGTTCACTTCGACCTCTTTTGATCCTGTCACCAAAAATGATTTTGAATACATTAAAGTTGAGAAAAATCCAAAGAAGAAAGGCTATGTTAAGCTGCATACAACACATGGTGATCTGAACATTGAGCTTCACTGTGATATGACTCCAAGGACGTGTGAGAATTTCATCACTCTTTGTGAGCAAGGTTATTATAATGGAGTTGCCTTCCACCGAAATATTCG GAATTTTATGATTCAAGGCGGGGATCCTACTGGTACTGGGAAAGGTGGTGAATCTATATGGGGTAAACCTTTCAAAGATGAACTGAATTCAAAGTTACTCCATTCTGGAAGAGGTGTCGTTAGTATGGCAAACAGTGGCCCTCATACCAATGGTTCACAGTTCTTTATCCTCTACAAATCTGCTAATCATTTGAACTTTAAGCATACAGTTTTTGGCGGGGTTGTTGGTGGCTTGACTACATTGGCAGCAATGGACAAAGTTCCTGTTGATGACGATGATCGGCCTCTG GAGGAGATAAAGATAATTAGCGTAGAAATATTTGTCAATCCTTACACGGAACCtgacgaagaagaagagaaggcCAAGAAAGAAAAGGACAATGTAGATGAAGAAAAT GACAAAGTGGGGTCATGGTATAGCAACTACCCAGGCACAGGAGCATCAGAATCCGGGAATGTGGCTGGTAGAGGTgttggaaaatatttaaaatcaaggAATTCTCAACCGGAATCGGCTGCCATAGATACCGGTTTATCAACAGTAACAAcgacaaagaaaagaaaagtggGAGGTTCAACAGTAGAATTCAAAAACTTCTCCGGCTGGTGA
- the LOC126656223 gene encoding protein SHORT-ROOT, with the protein MDTLFRLVTLQQQQQQQQSDQSFTTSRTSSSSKSSRQNHHHHYHQEEDEECFNFFMDEEDFSSSSSKHYYPTYHHQQHTTTTTTTTTTTPNTTTSTPTTHHALESTDHFSFSPSHDLNFEFSGKWASDLLLETARAVADKNSGRVQQLMWMLNEVGSPYGDTDQKLASYFLQALFSRMTDSGERCYRTLASASDKTCSFESTRKLVLKFQEVSPWTTFGHVSCNGAIMEAFEGESKLHIIDISNTYCTQWPTLLEALATRTDETPHLRITTVVAGNTSGGGGGLASVQRVMKEIGSRMEKFARLMGVPFKFNVIHHSGDLYDLNLAELDIKEDEALAINCVGSLHSVTSVGNRRDHVISNFRRLNPRLITIVEEEADLDLGIDGLEFVSGFQECLRWFRVYFESLEESFSRTSNERLMLERSAGRSIVDLLARQPADSVERRETAARWSSRLHACGFNGNLFSDEVCDDVRALLRRYKEGCWSMTPCGDAGIFLCWKEQPVVWASAWRP; encoded by the coding sequence aTGGATACCTTGTTTAGGTTAGTTACCCTTCAACAACAGCAACAGCAACAACAATCTGATCAATCTTTTACTACAAGCAGAACCTCTAGCAGCTCTAAATCCTCAAGACAAAACCACCACCATCACTACCATCaagaagaagacgaagaatGCTTCAACTTTTTCATGGATGAAGAAGACTTTTCTTCGTCTTCTTCTAAACATTACTATCCTACTTATCACCATCAACAGCACACCACCACCACTACTACTACCACGACCACGACTCCCAATACTACCACAAGTACTCCCACCACTCACCATGCCCTAGAATCCACCGATCATTTCTCCTTCTCCCCTTCTCATGACCTAAATTTTGAATTCTCCGGCAAGTGGGCCTCCGATTTGCTGCTCGAAACGGCTCGTGCTGTTGCGGATAAGAACAGCGGCCGTGTCCAGCAATTGATGTGGATGCTTAATGAAGTTGGCTCGCCTTATGGAGATACGGATCAAAAGCTTGCCTCGTATTTTCTTCAAGCTCTTTTTAGCCGGATGACTGACTCCGGCGAGCGGTGTTACCGGACTTTAGCTTCTGCTTCGGATAAAACATGCTCGTTTGAATCTACGAGAAAGTTGGTGTTGAAGTTTCAAGAGGTGAGTCCTTGGACGACTTTTGGCCATGTAAGTTGTAATGGTGCAATTATGGAAGCATTTGAAGGTGAATCTAAATTGCATATTATTGATATTAGTAACACATATTGCACTCAATGGCCAACTTTGTTAGAAGCCCTAGCTACTCGTACTGATGAGACACCACATTTGCGGATAACCACCGTAGTGGCCGGAAATACAAGCGGTGGCGGTGGCGGTTTAGCTTCAGTCCAGAGAGTAATGAAAGAAATTGGAAGCAGAATGGAGAAATTTGCTCGGCTTATGGGTGTACCGTTTAAATTTAACGTTATACATCACTCAGGTGATTTATATGACCTAAACCTAGCAGAATTAGACATTAAAGAAGACGAAGCTTTAGCTATAAACTGCGTTGGATCTCTACACTCCGTTACATCAGTTGGGAACCGTAGGGATCACGTAATCTCAAATTTTAGAAGATTAAATCCAAGACTCATCACAATAGTTGAAGAAGAAGCTGATCTTGATCTAGGTATTGATGGATTAGAATTTGTAAGCGGTTTTCAAGAATGTTTAAGGTGGTTTAGGGTTTACTTTGAGTCATTAGAAGAAAGTTTTTCACGAACAAGTAATGAAAGATTGATGTTGGAGAGAAGTGCCGGACGTTCAATAGTTGACTTGCTGGCACGTCAGCCGGCCGATTCAGTTGAACGGAGAGAAACGGCGGCACGGTGGTCTTCACGGCTGCATGCATGCGGGTTTAACGGTAATTTATTTAGCGATGAGGTGTGTGATGACGTACGCGCTCTTTTGAGAAGGTATAAGGAAGGTTGTTGGTCAATGACGCCGTGCGGCGACGCCGGAATATTCCTGTGTTGGAAGGAACAGCCGGTAGTGTGGGCTAGTGCATGGAGACCTTGA
- the LOC126656410 gene encoding uncharacterized protein LOC126656410 isoform X2 → MSANFVQLMVRSNWSGSRCSMSAVVWSLVGFLIFLHLYSLVGHTSAGKGGEIQFRATHRPLIRELEEVEEENIQIPPPRKRSQRAAKRKPSKRSTSLIDEFLDENSQLRHIFFPGMKSAIDPMNDAGNNSLYYYPGRIWLDTEGNPIQAHGGGILYDERSKTYYWYGEYKDGPTYHAHKKGAARVDIIGVGCYSSKDLWKWKNEGIVLAAEETDETHDLHKSNVLERPKVIYNDRTEKYVMWMHIDDANYTKASVGIAVSNSPTGPFNYLRSKRPHGFDSRDMTIFKDDDGVAYLIYSSEDNSELHMGPLTDDYLDVTPIMRRVLIGQHREAPALFKYQETYYMITSGCTGWAPNEALAHASESIMGPWETMGNPCIGGNKMFRLTTFFAQSTYVIPLAGIPGSFIFMADRWNPADLRDSRYVWLPLIVGGPADRPLEFNFGFPVWPRVSLYWHRKWRLPSGWRGLK, encoded by the exons ATGTCTGCAAATTTTGTTCAACTCATGGTTCGTAGTAATTGGTCAG GAAGCAGATGTTCGATGTCTGCTGTGGTCTGGAGCTTGGtcggatttttaatttttcttcattTATACTCCCTTGTTGGTCACACCAGTGCCGGAAAAGGTGGAGAAATTCAATTTCGTGCCACTCATCGTCCTCTTATCCGTGAACTTGAAGAGGTGGAAGAGGAAAATATCCAAATTCCTCCACCGAGAAAAAGATCTCAACGTGCTGCCAAAAGAAAGCCTTCCAAGAGGTCAACCTCGTTGATTGATGAATTTCTTGACGAGAATTCCCAACTTCGACACATTTTCTTTCCTGGTATGAAAAGTGCTATTGATCCGATGAATGATGCTGGCAACAATAGTTTGTACTATTATCCTGGGAGAATTTGGCTGGACACCGAGGGAAATCCTATTCAAGCTCATGGGGGAGGTATTCTATACGATGAGAGGTCGAAGACTTATTATTGGTATGGAGAGTACAAAGACGGACCTACTTATCACGCTCACAAAAAAGGAGCAGCACGG GTTGACATTATCGGTGTTGGTTGCTACTCCTCCAAAGATCTGTGGAAATGGAAAAATGAGGGGATTGTATTGGCAGCAGAAGAGACAGATGAAACCCATGACCTGCACAAATCTAATGTGCTCGAGAGGCCAAAAGTGATATATAATGATCGGACTGAGAAGTATGTGATGTGGATGCATATTGACGATGCCAACTATACTAAAGCTTCCGTTGGTATTGCTGTTAGTAATTCCCCCACTGGTCCTTTTAATTACCTCCGAAGCAAAAGACCCCACGGATTTGACAGCAGAGATATGACAATATTTAAAGATGATGATGGTGTTGCTTATCTTATATATTCCTCAGAGGACAATAGCGAGCTTCACATGGGACCTCTTACGGATGACTATCTCGATGTCACCCCTATTATGAGAAGGGTCCTCATCGGACAACACCGGGAAGCCCCTGCATTGTTTAAGTATCAAGAGACTTATTACATGATCACGTCCGGGTGCACCGGATGGGCACCAAATGAGGCCCTAGCACATGCATCCGAGTCGATTATGGGGCCATGGGAAACTATGGGAAACCCGTGTATCGGAGGTAACAAAATGTTTCGACTGACAACATTTTTTGCTCAAAGCACATATGTGATTCCATTGGCAGGGATTCCGGGTTCTTTTATTTTCATGGCAGATCGGTGGAATCCCGCTGACTTGAGGGACTCGAGATATGTATGGTTACCGTTGATAGTTGGCGGACCTGCCGATCGGCCTCTCGAGTTTAATTTTGGATTCCCAGTATGGCCAAGAGTATCTTTATACTGGCATAGAAAGTGGAGGCTTCCTTCTGGATGGAGAGGGTTAAAATGA
- the LOC126656410 gene encoding uncharacterized protein LOC126656410 isoform X1 — translation MRLRNKFRKSTAFPCNAGSRCSMSAVVWSLVGFLIFLHLYSLVGHTSAGKGGEIQFRATHRPLIRELEEVEEENIQIPPPRKRSQRAAKRKPSKRSTSLIDEFLDENSQLRHIFFPGMKSAIDPMNDAGNNSLYYYPGRIWLDTEGNPIQAHGGGILYDERSKTYYWYGEYKDGPTYHAHKKGAARVDIIGVGCYSSKDLWKWKNEGIVLAAEETDETHDLHKSNVLERPKVIYNDRTEKYVMWMHIDDANYTKASVGIAVSNSPTGPFNYLRSKRPHGFDSRDMTIFKDDDGVAYLIYSSEDNSELHMGPLTDDYLDVTPIMRRVLIGQHREAPALFKYQETYYMITSGCTGWAPNEALAHASESIMGPWETMGNPCIGGNKMFRLTTFFAQSTYVIPLAGIPGSFIFMADRWNPADLRDSRYVWLPLIVGGPADRPLEFNFGFPVWPRVSLYWHRKWRLPSGWRGLK, via the exons ATGAGGCTGAGGAACAAATTCAGAAAATCAACAGCTTTCCCTTGCAATGCAGGAAGCAGATGTTCGATGTCTGCTGTGGTCTGGAGCTTGGtcggatttttaatttttcttcattTATACTCCCTTGTTGGTCACACCAGTGCCGGAAAAGGTGGAGAAATTCAATTTCGTGCCACTCATCGTCCTCTTATCCGTGAACTTGAAGAGGTGGAAGAGGAAAATATCCAAATTCCTCCACCGAGAAAAAGATCTCAACGTGCTGCCAAAAGAAAGCCTTCCAAGAGGTCAACCTCGTTGATTGATGAATTTCTTGACGAGAATTCCCAACTTCGACACATTTTCTTTCCTGGTATGAAAAGTGCTATTGATCCGATGAATGATGCTGGCAACAATAGTTTGTACTATTATCCTGGGAGAATTTGGCTGGACACCGAGGGAAATCCTATTCAAGCTCATGGGGGAGGTATTCTATACGATGAGAGGTCGAAGACTTATTATTGGTATGGAGAGTACAAAGACGGACCTACTTATCACGCTCACAAAAAAGGAGCAGCACGG GTTGACATTATCGGTGTTGGTTGCTACTCCTCCAAAGATCTGTGGAAATGGAAAAATGAGGGGATTGTATTGGCAGCAGAAGAGACAGATGAAACCCATGACCTGCACAAATCTAATGTGCTCGAGAGGCCAAAAGTGATATATAATGATCGGACTGAGAAGTATGTGATGTGGATGCATATTGACGATGCCAACTATACTAAAGCTTCCGTTGGTATTGCTGTTAGTAATTCCCCCACTGGTCCTTTTAATTACCTCCGAAGCAAAAGACCCCACGGATTTGACAGCAGAGATATGACAATATTTAAAGATGATGATGGTGTTGCTTATCTTATATATTCCTCAGAGGACAATAGCGAGCTTCACATGGGACCTCTTACGGATGACTATCTCGATGTCACCCCTATTATGAGAAGGGTCCTCATCGGACAACACCGGGAAGCCCCTGCATTGTTTAAGTATCAAGAGACTTATTACATGATCACGTCCGGGTGCACCGGATGGGCACCAAATGAGGCCCTAGCACATGCATCCGAGTCGATTATGGGGCCATGGGAAACTATGGGAAACCCGTGTATCGGAGGTAACAAAATGTTTCGACTGACAACATTTTTTGCTCAAAGCACATATGTGATTCCATTGGCAGGGATTCCGGGTTCTTTTATTTTCATGGCAGATCGGTGGAATCCCGCTGACTTGAGGGACTCGAGATATGTATGGTTACCGTTGATAGTTGGCGGACCTGCCGATCGGCCTCTCGAGTTTAATTTTGGATTCCCAGTATGGCCAAGAGTATCTTTATACTGGCATAGAAAGTGGAGGCTTCCTTCTGGATGGAGAGGGTTAAAATGA